AGCACCGACCAGGTGAGAGCGCTCACGCAACTGATTTCCGGGGACGAAAACCGCTACCAGCTCATGGATGCGGCCTACGCCCGGACGTACGATTCGGACAACTTCGCGAAGCTGGCCGATCTGCTGACCGACGATTACTACAAGAAGCGTTTCAATGCGATGTTGAAACGGTAACTGATAAAGAGTGTTTGGCAAATGGTGAATGGAGGGCTTCCGTTCACCATTTGTCGTTTTAAAAATGCCTACTTTCGCGCATCATGGCCAGGTATTTTATCGAAGTAGCTTATATGGGCGCCCGTTACAGCGGGTTCCAGGTGCAGGACCAGACGTTGACGGTGCAGTCGGAGATCGACCGCGGTATCAGCATGCTGATGCGGGAGCCGGTGGAAACGACGGGTTCCAGCCGCACGGATGCAGGAGTGCATGCGCGGCAGAACTTTTTGCATTTCGACCTGGAGAAGCCTTTGCATCCGCAATTCGTGTATAAGATGAACGCGATCCTTCCGCCGGATATCGTGGTGAAGGGCGTGTACCCGGTGGCGGATGACCTGCATAGCCGGTTTGCGGCGACGGGCCGGTCTTATGAGTACACGTTATATACTTCGAAGGACCCTTTTCTGCGGGACCGCGGGTATTTTTATCCTTACAGGCTGGACATGGCGTTGTTGCAGGAAGCGGCGGGGATATTGATGGAGTATGTGGATTTCAGTACTTTCTCGAAGCGGAACACGCAGGTGAAGACGTTTAACTGTTCGATCCGGGAGTCGGTGTGGAGGGAAGTGGACGGGCGTATAGTCTATAACGTGAGTGCGAACCGTTTTCTGCGCGGGATGGTGCGGGGGATGGTGGGAACGATGCTGAGAGTAGGCCGGGAGCGGCTTTCGTTGGATGCGTTTCGTGCGGCGATAGAGGGAAAGGATTGTACGCTGGCGGATTTTGCGGTGCCTCCGCAGGGCTTGTGTCTGATGCGCGTGCATTATCCGGATGGGGTGCCGGGAAAAAGTTTGTAGCCGGAAACCCTTTGCTATGGCTGTTTCTGTATTTTTCTCCGTAAAAGTGAGGAAAAACATTTGGAAAGAAGGAATAAAACCTGCTACCTTTGCGTCCCGTTAACGCGGAAAACAACGAGTTCTTTGTACGGCATCTTTACGGATCTATTCAGTTGGAAATCAGGCTGGATGTGGCTTACAGGAAAGGAGAATAACATCTTCGGACCTGCAGGAAAAAAAATGAAGAATAAATTTGGTTGAAAGATAAAACTTTCGCTATCTTTGCGCCCCCAACAACAACGAAATCACACAGTTCTTTACATCGTTTTTTATAGTCCGCCTGATCGCTGAGAGGCAAGATGATAAAGGTTTTCAGAGGAAAACAATCATCGAAAAAAGGTGAAAAAATTCTTCAAAAAAATTTGGACGAAATAAAAAACATCTCTACCTTTGCACTCCCATCGAAACAGGGTGGTTCACGAAGAAAGTTCTTGAGAAGTGCAAATGTGAAATGATATGGCGAGAGGCCTGCAGGTTCGTAACCTGGATATCAGCAACAAGTAGTTGAATATCTACCGCGGTAATTGCGGATGGTTTTAACGAAAGATCTTTGAAAGTTTGGAAACAACAGCACGTTACAAGTAATTGTAACAAAACACAGGTAATGTTAGCGAAAACATTAATTGAAACGTCTAATTACGAGAGTAATTAGCCAGTTCAAACAACTCATTTACAATGGAGAGTTTGATCCTGGCTCAGGATGAACGCTAGCGGCAGGCCTAATACATGCAAGTCGAGGGGCAGCGCAGTGTAGCAATACATGGGCGGCGACCGGCAAACGGGTGCGGAACACGTACGCAACCTTCCTTCAAGTGGGGAATAGCCCAGAGAAATTTGGATTAATACCCCGTAAGATAGTGGTGTGGCATCACACAGCTATTAAAGCTGAGGCGCTTGAAGATGGGCGTGCGTCTGATTAGGTAGTTGGTGAGGTAACGGCTCACCAAGCCGACGATCAGTAACTGGCGTGAGAGCGCGACCAGTCACACGGGCACTGAGACACGGGCCCGACTCCTACGGGAGGCAGCAGTAAGGAATATTGGTCAATGGACGCAAGTCTGAACCAGCCATGCCGCGTGAAGGATGAAGGTCCTCTGG
Above is a genomic segment from Chitinophaga pollutisoli containing:
- the truA gene encoding tRNA pseudouridine(38-40) synthase TruA — its product is MARYFIEVAYMGARYSGFQVQDQTLTVQSEIDRGISMLMREPVETTGSSRTDAGVHARQNFLHFDLEKPLHPQFVYKMNAILPPDIVVKGVYPVADDLHSRFAATGRSYEYTLYTSKDPFLRDRGYFYPYRLDMALLQEAAGILMEYVDFSTFSKRNTQVKTFNCSIRESVWREVDGRIVYNVSANRFLRGMVRGMVGTMLRVGRERLSLDAFRAAIEGKDCTLADFAVPPQGLCLMRVHYPDGVPGKSL